Genomic segment of Colletotrichum destructivum chromosome 5, complete sequence:
CAGCAAAGTAGGCAATACCGACGGTCTACTGGAGATGAGTCAACACCCCGAACCCGCCACTGCCCTCACCAAAGGCTTTACCAACCATCTCCGCGCGCGAGAACAGGAGCGCCGGCGGAAGACGTGGACCAAATGTCCCGTTTGTGGCGATGAGTTACGAGCAGAGTCGCGGGACGACATCCAGCAGCATTACAAGGACAACCACGCCGCTGGGCAAGATAGTAATCCGCCCCCGACCGCGCAGAATCTCTCTGATCAGATAGACGAGGTTTGGAAGTCGTAAGCACATCAGCCGCATGCATCCCTACTTGACGCGAGGCTGAGATCTATTTCCCAGGATTCGGTCACGTCCACCCCCGCCACGAGGCGACCAACCACCGTCATCCGATCCAATCCCATCGGTAACGCCGTCCAGCGTCGACCCTGGCCCTAGTACCCCGACCCCGGAGCCCGAAAGACAACGAACACCGAATCaaccgtcttcttcttcaaagACACCTCATAGAAATAACAAAGACGAGAGGACGGTCGCCCCGAAGCGGAGCCGTGCGCGGGAGTCGAACCATCACGCTGCGCGTTCGACCGATAACGAATTCCGAAGGGAGCCTACCCAGCAGAAGGGGAAGCTGTGGACCCCCACCGACGACAACCCGCTTCCTCGACGTGCCGATGCGAAACGGCCCGGAGATGCCTCCGACTCCCCTCGGGCTCCGGCCTCGGTACGGTCCTTCGAGCCCCGGTCCTCGGAGCCGGACAATACGGAAGTGATGATCAAGGAACCTGAGACACGACCCATCAGCCAGGAGCAGCTTGTCGCTGAAGTCAAGGGCATCTACGCAGGCCTTGTCATGGTGGAGTCCAAGTGTATCGAGGTCGATAACTCGCAAAGCTCAAACAAAGAAACTAACCCCAAACTCAACAACGAACAATGGCAAGCTTTAATCGCTTTACATCGGACTCTTCTTCATGAACATCATGATTTTTTCCTGGCGTCACAGCATCCATCTGCAAGCCCAGCCCTGCGGCGTTTGGCAAGCAAGTATGCGATGCCGGCCAGGATGTGGCGTCATGGAATACACTCGTTTTTAGAACTGCTTCGACACTGGTTGCCAGCATCCCTTGAACATATGCTTGCGTTCATATATCTGGCTTACTCCATGATGGCACTGCTCTATGAAACTGTCCCTACTTTTGAGGATACCTGGATTGAGTGTCTGGGCGATCTTGGACGTTACAGGTATGCGGCATCTGGCCATAATTTAACACGTGATCCTTTTCTTGAGCCTTTAGTAACTTGTCTTGTGATTAGGATGGCGATAGAAGATGATGATCTAAAAGATCGCGAGGTTTGGACATCCGTGAGCCGTCACTGGTACTCCAAGGCGAGTGATAAAGCTCCTACTACTGGTCGGCTGTATCATCATCTTGCGATTCTTGCGCGACCAAAcggcctgcagcagctgtTTTACTACTCAAAGTCGCTTTGCGTGCCTGTGCCGTTTCTCTCAGCACGGGAGTCCATCATGACACTCTTCGATCCGCATCTGAATGGCTCTCCAACGAGATTGCAAGAGATTGACGCCGCCTTCGTCCGCGCTCACGGCATTCTTTTCTCCGGGAAGAACATGAATCAGTTGGCGCCGTCTGTAAGCGAGTTTATCGACCACTTGGACAACCACATTGCACGCAACACGAAGCGCTGGCTGGATAGCGGCTACTATATCGGCATCGCCCTTGCATGCGCCATTCTTGAGTACGGCAGCGAGTCGAACTCTGTTATGAGAGCCATCAAGACAGGTCGTGTAGACGACGCTGATGTTC
This window contains:
- a CDS encoding Putative tetratricopeptide-like helical domain superfamily, DNA/RNA-binding domain, Est1-type; the protein is MSQHPEPATALTKGFTNHLRAREQERRRKTWTKCPVCGDELRAESRDDIQQHYKDNHAAGQDSNPPPTAQNLSDQIDEVWKSIRSRPPPPRGDQPPSSDPIPSVTPSSVDPGPSTPTPEPERQRTPNQPSSSSKTPHRNNKDERTVAPKRSRARESNHHAARSTDNEFRREPTQQKGKLWTPTDDNPLPRRADAKRPGDASDSPRAPASVRSFEPRSSEPDNTEVMIKEPETRPISQEQLVAEVKGIYAGLVMVESKCIEVDNSQSSNKETNPKLNNEQWQALIALHRTLLHEHHDFFLASQHPSASPALRRLASKYAMPARMWRHGIHSFLELLRHWLPASLEHMLAFIYLAYSMMALLYETVPTFEDTWIECLGDLGRYRMAIEDDDLKDREVWTSVSRHWYSKASDKAPTTGRLYHHLAILARPNGLQQLFYYSKSLCVPVPFLSARESIMTLFDPHLNGSPTRLQEIDAAFVRAHGILFSGKNMNQLAPSVSEFIDHLDNHIARNTKRWLDSGYYIGIALACAILEYGSESNSVMRAIKTGRVDDADVHMDDNETCAASQKQLDALDFASRTHNVVFRRFGDPNVSPYVHVTLSFLHHLSHFPTAMGYIEEKIPWKLISYTLNSLMAKCPSVDKIESEEFPRQDKEAPRPLPEDFAQRGLLWVDKYYPDDWFTTAKFDDDEKYFEVASMAQERRERCLWLGCRLASSGNWLTYDRATREFGVPARFEMDVGEIVSQQSEGGEEDGDVIIPDAPAAIATPS